The proteins below are encoded in one region of Helianthus annuus cultivar XRQ/B chromosome 2, HanXRQr2.0-SUNRISE, whole genome shotgun sequence:
- the LOC110927158 gene encoding octanoyltransferase LIP2, mitochondrial, with the protein MRIPRKLEVWRLGTVNYLKALKLQEKLASDRKINKISDTLLSLQHPPTYTLGKRRTDYNLLVPESELKTMGAELHYTQRGGDITFHGPHQAVLYPIISLRDIGLGARKYVENLESTMIDLSSLYGVKAHGQRKCETGVWVGDRKIGAIGVRISSGITSHGLAYNIDPDLTFFKHIVPCGIADKDVTSLRRETRQTDMVLPDEEVVQDQLVTCFARLFGYNDIIWKDKNDLEIDG; encoded by the coding sequence ATGAGAATTCCACGTAAACTTGAGGTATGGAGATTGGGTACAGTCAATTACTTAAAAGCCCTTAAACTGCAAGAAAAACTCGCTTCCGATcgaaaaatcaacaaaatttcCGACACCCTTTTGTCCTTACAACACCCACCTACATACACACTCGGAAAACGTCGAACCGATTACAATCTACTAGTTCCCGAATCCGAACTTAAAACCATGGGTGCCGAACTTCACTACACGCAAAGGGGCGGTGACATCACATTTCACGGCCCACATCAAGCCGTTTTATACCCTATAATTTCCTTACGAGATATCGGGCTTGGTGCTAGAAAATACGTTGAAAATCTCGAGTCAACTATGATTGACTTATCGTCTTTATACGGAGTCAAAGCTCATGGTCAAAGGAAATGTGAGACGGGTGTGTGGGTCGGGGATAGGAAGATTGGTGCTATCGGGGTTCGGATTTCGTCTGGGATTACGTCCCACGGTTTGGCGTATAACATTGACCCGGATTTGACTTTTTTTAAACATATCGTGCCGTGTGGGATTGCGGACAAGGATGTTACGTCGTTGAGGCGAGAGACACGACAGACGGATATGGTGCTTCCTGATGAAGAAGTTGTTCAGGATCAGTTGGTTACTTGTTTTGCAAGGTTATTTGGTTACAATGATATCATTTGGAAGGATAAAAATGATCTTGAAATTGATGGTTGA